AATTTGGTGGACAACGTTTTGGGGAAATGGAAGTATGGGCACTGGAAGCATACGGTGCAGCTTACACATTACAAGAAATCTTAACGTACAAATCTGATGACGTAGTTGGTCGTGTGAAAACATACGAAGCGATCGTTAAGGGTGAACCAATTCCAAAACCAGGCGTGCCAGAATCATTCCGCGTATTGGTAAAAGAATTACAATCACTTGGATTAGATATGCGCGTATTGGACATTGAAGAACAAGAAATCGAATTACGTGATATGGATGACGATGATGATGACTTGATCACAGTTGATGCCCTAACAAAATTTGCCGAACAACAATCAGCGAAACAATTAGAAAAAGAAGCAGCTGAAGCGAAAGAAGCTGCAGATGCAGTTCTTGAACAAGAAATAGAAACTGCTGAAGATACAAAAGACTAATTGTTTGAAGTCTTATTAAAATTGTCAAGTTAGTTTTGTTTCAATCTCTCTTTGTAGAAAGAGAGTTGATACAGTTGGTGGAAGAAAATGAGTGTTTAAAAGTACTGTATTTTTCTTCCCACCCTAACTTTTCCTATCAAGAAATGGAGGGAATCCCTTTTGATCGATGTAAATAAATTCGAAAGTATGCAAATAGGTTTAGCTTCTCCAGAAAAGATCAGAAGCTGGTCTTACGGTGAAGTAAAGAAACCCGAAACGATTAACTACCGTACGTTAAAACCTGAACGTGAAGGTTTGTTCTGTGAACGCATTTTCGGCCCAACTAAAGACTGGGAATGTGCCTGTGGAAAATATAAACGTATTCGTTATAAAGGTATCGTTTGTGACCGTTGTGGTGTAGAAGTAACTCGCTCTAAAGTTCGTCGTGAACGTATGGGACATATCGAGTTAGCAGCACCCGTTTCACATATCTGGTATTTCAAAGGTATTCCATCTCGTATGGGTCTTGTTTTAGATATGAGTCCTCGTGCCTTAGAAGAGATTATTTACTTTGCATCTTATGTAGTAATTGATGCCGGAGATACATCTTTAGAGAAAAAACAATTATTAACAGAGCGCGAATACCGTGATAAACGTGATCAATATGGTCAAGGTTTTACAGCGGCAATGGGTGCAGAAGCTGTTAAACAATTATTGGATAACGTTGATTTAGATGGCGAAGTTGCTGGCTTAAAAGAAGACTTAAAATCAGCTCAAGGTCAAAAAAGAACACGTGCAATCCGTCGTTTAGATATTTTAGAAGCATTCCGTGCTTCTGGAAACTTACCAAGCTGGATGGTTATGGATGTTATTCCTGTAATCCCACCTGATTTGCGCCCGATGGTTCAACTAGAAGGTGGACGTTTTGCAACAAGTGATTTGAATGACTTATACCGTCGTGTAATCAACCGTAACAATCGTTTGAAACGTTTATTAGATTTAAACGCACCAAACATCATTGTTCAAAATGAAAAACGTATGCTGCAAGAAGCGGTTGATGCGTTGATCGATAATGGTCGTCGTGGCCGTCCTGTTACAGGACCAGGTAACCGTCCATTGAAATCTCTTTCTCATATGCTAAAAGGGAAACAAGGTCGTTTCCGTCAAAACTTATTAGGTAAACGTGTGGATTACTCTGGTCGTTCAGTTATCGTCGTAGGACCTAACCTTAAAATGTACCAATGTGGATTGCCAAAAGAAATGGCAATTGAATTATTCAAACCATTTGTAATGCGTGAATTAGTTCAACGCGAAATCGCAACAAACATCAAAAATGCAAAACGTAAAATCGAACGCGGAGAAGATGAAGTTTGGGATATTCTAGAAGAAGTTATTCAAGAGCATCCAGTATTGCTTAACCGAGCACCTACATTACACAGACTTGGTATCCAAGCCTTTGAACCAGTGCTAGTTGAAGGTCGTGCAATACGTCTTCACCCATTAGTGTGTGAAGCCTACAATGCCGATTTTGATGGAGACCAAATGGCCGTTCACGTTCCATTGAACGAAGAAGCACAAGCAGAAGCACGTATGCTAATGCTAGCTGCTCAAAACATTTTGAATCCAAAAGATGGTAAACCAGTTGTAACGCCTTCTCAAGATATGGTCTTAGGTAACTACTACCTAACTATGGAAGAAGAAGGACGTGAAGGGGAAGGCATGATCTTCCGCGACATGAATGAAGCTGTTTTAGCATGGCGTAATGGATACGTGCATTTACACTCACGTATCGGTGTTCAAACAACCTTGCTTGGCGACAAACCGTTTACGGATTGGCAAAAAGAACGTATTTTGATCACAACTGTAGGTAAGATTATCTTTAATGAAATCATGCCTGTAGAGTTTCCTTACTTGAATGAACCAACAGATTACAACTTAACGGTACAAACACCTGACAAGTATTTTGTAGAAGCTGGTACAGATATTCCTGCGCACATTAAAGAGCAAGAATTAGTTTTACCATTCAAAAAGAAAAACTTAGGGAATATCATCGCTGAAGTCTTCAAGAGATTCCATATCACTGAAACTTCTAAGATGCTTGATAGAATGAAAGACTTAGGGTATAAACATTCTACTCATGCTGGTATGACCGTTGGTATCGCTGATATCATGGTATTGCATGAGAAACAAGAAATCATCGATGATGCCCATAAACAAGTCGAAAATATTACGAAACAATTCCGTCGAGGTCTGATTACAGATGACGAACGTTATGAACGCGTTATTGCTGTTTGGAACAAAGCCAAAGATGAGATCCAACAAAAACTGATTGAAAGTATGGATGCTAAAAATCCAATCTTCATGATGTCAGATTCTGGGGCCCGTGGTAACATCTCCAACTTTACTCAGCTTGCTGGTATGCGTGGACTTATGGCCGCTCCAAACGGACGTATCATGGAATTGCCGATCATCTCGAACTTCCGTGAAGGACTTTCTGTCTTGGAAATGTTTATCTCTACCCATGGAGCTCGTAAAGGGATGACCGATACAGCCTTGAAGACAGCCGATTCAGGTTACTTGACTCGTCGTTTAGTTGACGTAGCACAAGATGTTATTATTCGTGAAGACGATTGTGGAACTGACCGCGGTCTAGTAATCCAATCAATTCGTGAAGGTAATGAAATCATTGAACCGTTAGAAGAACGTCTACTTGGACGTTATACGCGTAAATCAGTGATGCATCCTGAAACTGGCAAAATGATTATTGGTGAAGATCAACTGATTTCAGAAGATCTTGCAAGAGAAATCGTTGACGCTGGTGTTGAAACTGTAACGATTCGTTCCGTATTTACATGTAATACCAAACATGGTGTATGTAAACACTGTTACGGCCGTAACTTAGCAACTGGTTCAGGTGTTGAAGTTGGGGAGGCAGTTGGTACAATTGCTGCTCAATCAATCGGAGAACCTGGTACTCAATTAACAATGCGTACGTTCCATACAGGTGGGGTTGCCGGAGATGATATTACTCAAGGTCTACCTCGTGTTCAAGAAATTTTTGAAGCACGTAATCCTAAAGGACAAGCAGTCATTACAGAAGTAACAGGTGAAGTAATCGATATTTCTGAAGATCCTGCAACACGCCAAAAAGAAGTAACGATCAAAGGGAAAACTGATACACGTACGTATACAGTTCCTTATACAGCTCGTATGAAAGTCGCTGAAGGCGATACGATCCGTCGTGGTGAGCCGTTGACAGAAGGTTCGATCGATCCTAAGCAACTGCTACAAGTTCGCGATGTTTTATCTGTTGAAAACTACCTATTGCGTGAAGTACAACGTGTTTACCGTATGCAAGGGGTGGAAATTGGCGATAAACATATCGAGGTAATGGTTCGTCAAATGCTTCGTAAAGTTCGTGTCATGGATCCAGGTGATACTGAAATCTTACCAGGTACATTACTAGATATCGCTGAATTTAAAGATCGTAACTATGACACATTAGTAGCTGGTGGCGTTCCTGCAACAAGCCGTCCAGTCTTACTAGGAATCACAAAAGCATCATTAGAAACAAACAGTTTCTTATCTGCTGCGTCATTCCAAGAAACAACTCGTGTGTTAACCGATGCTGCAATTCGCGGTAAAAAAGACCCATTACTTGGTTTGAAAGAAAATGTTATCATTGGTAAGATCATCCCAGCTGGTACTGGTATGGCTCGTTACCGTAACATGGAACCAAAAGAAGTTGGCGTAGCGAGCGAAAATGTGTACAGTATCTCTGATATTGAAGCACAAATGGCTGCTGAAGATGCTTTGAATGAGTTGAATAAATAATAGTAAAAAAAAGGCTTGAAATCATATGATTTCAAGCCTTTTTTATTTAATAAAGTTCTAATGCAGCTTCTTGATCTAAAATAATTGTTAAATTAGGATGGGTTTGTAATAAGGAGGCGGGGACATCATTTGTGACAGGGCCGAAAAATGCCTGTTTGATGATCGCAGCTTTTTTCTTTCCCGTGGCAAAGAGCACAATTTCTTTTGCTTGCATCACACTTTTTGGTCCCATAGTGACGTAAAAGTCTGGACGCTCATTTTCATCGCCGCCGACCTCGCTTAATAAAATATCTTTCATATGTTCAGTAGCGTCTTCCCCAACATAAGAAGTTAAATTTTCAAATTTTTGTTGTTCCTGGTAGGTTCCCACAATAATGTCCATCTGCTCCAATGCCTAGTAAAATCAAATCTAATCCACCATCTTGTTCAATTCTCTTGTCCTGATTCTTGTAGTTGTTTTCGTCCAAGGGATGTATGTGGCTTTCTGGAATTTCTGCTGGTTTAAAGAAAAGATTATTGAGATTGGTCATCGTTACACCATATCCTTTTTTCTGTTTGAATGGAATCTCATCAAAATTGTAATAATGAACATTGTCAAAATAATGTTTGTTTTTTACATCAGAAACTAAGTATTCATACATTTTAACTGGTGTCGATCCAGCGGTTATGGCTAAATTCACTCGTTTATTTTGATACATTTTACCTAATAGAATATTTGCAGCGACCCGGCTCATTTTTTCGTAGTTTTCTTCAATGATGATTTTCATTTTTTTTAACAGCTCCTTCTTTTTATTTAACTTATCATGTG
This genomic stretch from Enterococcus haemoperoxidus ATCC BAA-382 harbors:
- the rpoC gene encoding DNA-directed RNA polymerase subunit beta' — protein: MIDVNKFESMQIGLASPEKIRSWSYGEVKKPETINYRTLKPEREGLFCERIFGPTKDWECACGKYKRIRYKGIVCDRCGVEVTRSKVRRERMGHIELAAPVSHIWYFKGIPSRMGLVLDMSPRALEEIIYFASYVVIDAGDTSLEKKQLLTEREYRDKRDQYGQGFTAAMGAEAVKQLLDNVDLDGEVAGLKEDLKSAQGQKRTRAIRRLDILEAFRASGNLPSWMVMDVIPVIPPDLRPMVQLEGGRFATSDLNDLYRRVINRNNRLKRLLDLNAPNIIVQNEKRMLQEAVDALIDNGRRGRPVTGPGNRPLKSLSHMLKGKQGRFRQNLLGKRVDYSGRSVIVVGPNLKMYQCGLPKEMAIELFKPFVMRELVQREIATNIKNAKRKIERGEDEVWDILEEVIQEHPVLLNRAPTLHRLGIQAFEPVLVEGRAIRLHPLVCEAYNADFDGDQMAVHVPLNEEAQAEARMLMLAAQNILNPKDGKPVVTPSQDMVLGNYYLTMEEEGREGEGMIFRDMNEAVLAWRNGYVHLHSRIGVQTTLLGDKPFTDWQKERILITTVGKIIFNEIMPVEFPYLNEPTDYNLTVQTPDKYFVEAGTDIPAHIKEQELVLPFKKKNLGNIIAEVFKRFHITETSKMLDRMKDLGYKHSTHAGMTVGIADIMVLHEKQEIIDDAHKQVENITKQFRRGLITDDERYERVIAVWNKAKDEIQQKLIESMDAKNPIFMMSDSGARGNISNFTQLAGMRGLMAAPNGRIMELPIISNFREGLSVLEMFISTHGARKGMTDTALKTADSGYLTRRLVDVAQDVIIREDDCGTDRGLVIQSIREGNEIIEPLEERLLGRYTRKSVMHPETGKMIIGEDQLISEDLAREIVDAGVETVTIRSVFTCNTKHGVCKHCYGRNLATGSGVEVGEAVGTIAAQSIGEPGTQLTMRTFHTGGVAGDDITQGLPRVQEIFEARNPKGQAVITEVTGEVIDISEDPATRQKEVTIKGKTDTRTYTVPYTARMKVAEGDTIRRGEPLTEGSIDPKQLLQVRDVLSVENYLLREVQRVYRMQGVEIGDKHIEVMVRQMLRKVRVMDPGDTEILPGTLLDIAEFKDRNYDTLVAGGVPATSRPVLLGITKASLETNSFLSAASFQETTRVLTDAAIRGKKDPLLGLKENVIIGKIIPAGTGMARYRNMEPKEVGVASENVYSISDIEAQMAAEDALNELNK